A portion of the Ralstonia nicotianae genome contains these proteins:
- a CDS encoding PhoPQ-activated pathogenicity-related family protein gives MMKRPLVAMTLTAAMLACPLALARAYTPPCATDAAGHFTDAIACYRHQTEAQALQYAMTGTARVADVEQRTYRLASQSWSPERLVQPEEWLHDVTIYIPDEVAHRRALLVVNNGTRRKKDGTGPIASTDLTPEALAGVARATRTAIVSVSDVPNQSLVYADDGGSRAEDESVAHSWSLFMNAPQQRASMPLQVPMVAAASRAMTLAERELAPYQIHRFVVTGASKRAWAGWLTAIADPRADAVVAFAADVLGTHDTLKNMYRSYGGNWPIAFAPFYAEGIDKRIDTPEFASLTDIIDPLAYRQTRYGARLAIPKYIVNASGDDFFVPDNAALYYDRLPGRKALRMVPNAAHRDIRSAIVGSLTPFLNRFQADASLPRLDARLRNTGADAAIVLHASEPPQKLLLWSATNPNARDFRYACGVRYTSTPIDVPAAGAIRVPVSQPEAGWSAYFVEATFADGFVATSQAYVLGKQAYPTVAPPANGPACQTLPGRMPAS, from the coding sequence ATGATGAAACGACCTCTCGTCGCGATGACGCTCACGGCGGCCATGCTGGCCTGCCCGCTGGCCCTGGCCAGGGCCTACACGCCGCCCTGCGCGACCGATGCCGCCGGCCACTTCACCGATGCGATCGCGTGCTACCGGCACCAGACCGAAGCGCAGGCGCTGCAATACGCGATGACGGGCACCGCCCGCGTCGCCGACGTCGAGCAGCGCACCTACCGGCTGGCGTCGCAATCCTGGTCGCCCGAGCGGCTGGTGCAGCCGGAGGAGTGGCTGCACGATGTGACGATCTACATCCCCGACGAGGTCGCGCACCGCCGCGCCCTGCTGGTCGTCAACAACGGCACGCGGCGCAAGAAGGACGGCACCGGCCCGATCGCCTCCACGGACCTGACGCCCGAAGCGCTGGCCGGCGTCGCCCGGGCCACCCGCACGGCCATCGTCTCGGTGAGCGACGTGCCGAACCAGAGCCTCGTCTACGCAGACGACGGCGGCAGCCGCGCCGAAGACGAGAGCGTCGCGCACAGCTGGTCGCTGTTCATGAACGCACCGCAGCAACGCGCCTCGATGCCGCTGCAGGTGCCGATGGTGGCCGCGGCCTCCCGCGCCATGACGCTCGCGGAGCGCGAGCTGGCGCCGTACCAGATCCACCGCTTCGTCGTGACCGGCGCCTCCAAGCGCGCCTGGGCCGGCTGGCTCACCGCCATCGCCGACCCCCGCGCCGATGCCGTGGTCGCCTTCGCCGCCGATGTGCTCGGCACACACGACACCCTCAAGAACATGTACCGCTCATACGGCGGCAACTGGCCCATCGCCTTCGCGCCGTTCTATGCCGAGGGCATCGACAAGCGGATCGACACGCCGGAATTCGCGTCATTGACCGACATCATCGATCCGCTGGCCTACCGCCAGACACGCTACGGCGCGCGCCTGGCGATCCCCAAGTACATCGTCAACGCCAGCGGCGACGACTTCTTCGTGCCGGACAACGCCGCGCTCTACTACGACAGGCTCCCCGGCCGCAAGGCGCTGCGCATGGTGCCCAACGCCGCCCACCGCGACATCCGCAGTGCCATCGTCGGCTCGTTGACGCCCTTCCTCAACCGCTTCCAGGCCGACGCCAGCCTGCCGCGCCTCGACGCGCGGCTGCGCAACACGGGGGCGGATGCGGCCATCGTGCTGCACGCCTCGGAGCCGCCGCAGAAGCTGCTGCTGTGGAGCGCCACCAACCCGAACGCGCGGGACTTCCGCTATGCCTGCGGCGTGCGGTACACCTCGACGCCCATCGACGTGCCGGCCGCCGGCGCGATCCGCGTGCCCGTGAGCCAGCCCGAGGCGGGCTGGTCGGCGTACTTCGTGGAAGCGACATTCGCCGATGGATTCGTGGCCACGAGCCAGGCCTATGTGCTCGGCAAGCAGGCCTACCCGACGGTCGCGCCGCCGGCGAACGGGCCGGCGTGCCAAACGCTGCCGGGGCGGATGCCGGCCTCCTGA
- a CDS encoding 4'-phosphopantetheinyl transferase family protein, with protein sequence MLCVWTVRSQEYADAVPRFLAQLPASERQRAEAFHFERDRVSYVVSHYALRQVLAGHLGLDGFGHAFEVGPRGKPSLPRAFAASGLEFSLSHTHGLALIAVSRLGAVGVDVERVVDTVDVHGLAASVFAEPECRRLAGLDAVAARHGFFRLWVRKEAYVKALGIGLADGLREPVLDPAALDEDEAGGGQVRRAGGSAWAEWPIAVPAGYCAALYLRLDPADSAVRVVPEIRAWHPADRQDEAAPQQRAAP encoded by the coding sequence ATGTTGTGTGTCTGGACGGTGCGCAGTCAGGAATACGCCGATGCGGTGCCGCGCTTTCTGGCGCAGCTGCCGGCCAGCGAGCGGCAGCGTGCCGAGGCGTTTCACTTCGAGCGGGACCGGGTGTCCTATGTCGTGAGCCACTACGCGCTCAGGCAGGTCCTGGCGGGCCATCTGGGGCTCGACGGCTTCGGGCACGCGTTCGAGGTCGGCCCGCGCGGCAAGCCATCGCTGCCGCGCGCGTTCGCGGCCAGCGGTCTCGAGTTCAGCCTGTCGCACACCCATGGGCTGGCGCTGATCGCGGTCTCCCGCCTGGGCGCGGTGGGCGTCGATGTCGAGCGCGTGGTCGATACCGTCGATGTTCACGGGCTGGCCGCATCGGTGTTCGCCGAGCCGGAGTGCCGCCGTCTGGCCGGCCTCGACGCGGTTGCGGCGCGGCACGGTTTTTTCCGCCTGTGGGTCCGCAAGGAGGCCTACGTGAAGGCGCTCGGCATCGGGCTGGCCGATGGGCTCAGGGAGCCCGTGCTCGATCCGGCCGCATTGGATGAGGATGAGGCCGGCGGCGGGCAGGTCCGGCGCGCGGGCGGCAGCGCCTGGGCGGAATGGCCGATCGCCGTGCCGGCCGGCTACTGCGCCGCGCTGTACTTGCGCCTGGACCCTGCGGACAGCGCCGTGCGCGTGGTGCCCGAGATCCGTGCCTGGCATCCCGCCGATCGGCAAGACGAGGCGGCACCTCAGCAACGCGCCGCGCCCTGA
- a CDS encoding MATE family efflux transporter has product MTDGPIAGTLFALFLPILSGNLLQTLGSSVNAMWVGRMLGDTALAAAANGNAVIAFVVAMVMGIGTAASILIGQSLGAKDIARAKRVVGTGATFFVGLAVLIALAGAVLAGPIAARLQTPPDVLPLAVAYLRVQFLAMPLQAAYIFLAILLRSTGDSKTPLRFQVVSVGLDIALNPLLIAGGGPLPALGIAGSATATLVAQGIGLTALARRLYRTRHLLCLRADEVHLLRPDRGILGALVAKGLPMGLHMAVVSMAAVMMMSLVNRFGAQLSAAYGACLQLWNYIQLPVLAMGMAVTPMAAQNLGARRLDRVGRIARTGIALNIAMAGGMVLVLQCFSRAVLGLFLPAQPETLQAAQHINAMVAWAFVPVGVTFVLGSVIRASGTAIPPLVILFLALWCIRQPAAVLLMDAWGADALWLSFGLGSVSSMLMSLAYYRWAGWRAAFMPTDAPAAERAAERPREDQGAARC; this is encoded by the coding sequence ATGACGGACGGCCCCATCGCCGGGACGCTGTTCGCCCTGTTCCTGCCGATCCTGTCCGGCAACCTGCTGCAGACGCTGGGCAGCTCGGTCAACGCGATGTGGGTCGGCCGCATGCTGGGCGATACGGCGCTGGCGGCTGCGGCCAATGGGAATGCCGTCATCGCATTTGTCGTCGCGATGGTAATGGGCATCGGTACGGCGGCATCCATCCTGATCGGGCAGAGCCTCGGGGCGAAAGACATCGCCCGGGCCAAGCGTGTCGTCGGTACCGGCGCCACGTTCTTTGTCGGGCTGGCGGTGCTGATCGCGCTCGCCGGGGCGGTGCTGGCCGGGCCCATCGCGGCGCGCCTGCAAACCCCGCCCGATGTGCTGCCGCTGGCCGTGGCCTACCTGCGCGTCCAGTTCCTGGCGATGCCGCTGCAGGCCGCCTACATCTTCCTGGCGATCCTGCTGCGCAGCACCGGCGACAGCAAGACGCCGCTGCGCTTCCAGGTCGTCAGCGTGGGGCTCGATATCGCGCTCAACCCGCTGCTGATCGCGGGCGGGGGGCCGCTTCCCGCGCTCGGCATCGCGGGCTCCGCCACCGCCACCCTGGTGGCGCAGGGCATCGGCCTGACGGCGCTGGCCCGGCGCCTCTACCGCACCCGGCACCTGCTCTGCCTGCGCGCCGACGAAGTGCATCTGCTGCGCCCCGACCGGGGCATCCTCGGGGCCCTGGTCGCCAAGGGCCTGCCGATGGGGCTCCACATGGCGGTGGTGTCGATGGCGGCGGTCATGATGATGTCGCTGGTCAACCGCTTCGGCGCCCAGTTGTCGGCGGCGTATGGCGCCTGCCTGCAGCTGTGGAACTACATCCAGCTGCCGGTGCTGGCGATGGGCATGGCGGTCACGCCCATGGCGGCGCAGAACCTCGGCGCGCGCCGGCTGGACCGGGTCGGGCGGATCGCGCGCACCGGCATCGCGCTCAACATCGCGATGGCCGGCGGCATGGTGCTGGTGCTGCAGTGCTTCAGCCGCGCGGTGCTCGGCCTGTTCCTGCCGGCCCAGCCGGAGACCCTGCAGGCTGCGCAGCACATCAACGCGATGGTGGCGTGGGCCTTCGTTCCGGTCGGCGTCACGTTCGTGCTGGGGAGCGTCATCCGCGCGTCGGGCACGGCGATCCCGCCGCTGGTGATCCTGTTCCTCGCCCTGTGGTGCATCCGGCAGCCGGCCGCTGTGCTGCTGATGGACGCCTGGGGCGCGGATGCGCTGTGGCTGAGCTTCGGCCTGGGCTCGGTCTCGTCCATGCTGATGTCGCTGGCCTATTACCGCTGGGCCGGCTGGCGCGCGGCGTTCATGCCGACGGACGCGCCGGCGGCGGAACGTGCCGCCGAGCGGCCCCGGGAAGATCAGGGCGCGGCGCGTTGCTGA
- a CDS encoding MbtH family protein produces the protein MTTDTIEPIHACLVLTNAEEQYSLWPEGIEVPAGWSAVHRAESREAAIDYVEAHWTDMRPASLRT, from the coding sequence ATGACAACAGACACCATCGAACCGATTCACGCCTGCCTCGTCCTCACCAACGCCGAGGAACAGTATTCGCTGTGGCCCGAGGGCATCGAGGTACCGGCCGGCTGGTCGGCCGTGCACCGCGCCGAATCGCGCGAAGCGGCCATCGACTACGTGGAAGCGCACTGGACGGACATGCGGCCGGCGAGCCTGCGCACGTGA
- a CDS encoding putative acyl-CoA thioester hydrolase translates to MQSKTLYLKATALLGGCTVFAATALAVTSTATRPQLSSADARTYTIAKYLASFGTIGSLTTDNWDPTGGVGAVSGFRANYAVAADGTAQYKTVQAAIDAAVNAGGVARRYISVKAGIYNELVCVPESAPPITLYGLDANAGNTQIVYNNANPTPASGAKTNPCMGTSSNATVGTLRSATAMVRASDFHARNLTFKNSYVEGTYADNNQSAVALAVRGDKAILENVSVIGNQDTLFVGATSTTTVIRAYFKNSFIQGDTDFIFGAGTAVFHGCTIQYTAARLGAKAASYIFAPSTAPGNPYGFLAINSTFNATGNPPNNSLHLGRAWDQSVSGTSAYINGSSPNGQVVIRDSSLGALIRLADPWGPSTAGRPYCSANCAYSANRFFEYNNTGAGSGN, encoded by the coding sequence ATGCAATCCAAAACCCTGTACTTGAAAGCCACCGCATTGCTGGGAGGCTGCACCGTGTTTGCCGCAACGGCGCTCGCCGTGACAAGCACCGCCACCCGCCCTCAGCTCAGCAGTGCCGACGCGCGCACCTACACCATCGCGAAATACCTGGCGAGCTTCGGGACGATCGGCTCGCTGACCACGGACAACTGGGACCCCACCGGCGGCGTCGGCGCGGTGAGCGGCTTCCGGGCCAACTACGCGGTCGCCGCGGACGGAACGGCGCAGTACAAGACGGTACAGGCCGCGATCGACGCGGCAGTCAACGCCGGCGGCGTGGCGCGCAGGTACATCAGCGTAAAGGCCGGCATCTACAACGAACTGGTCTGCGTGCCCGAGTCGGCGCCGCCGATCACGCTGTATGGCCTCGATGCGAACGCCGGCAACACGCAGATCGTCTACAACAACGCGAACCCGACGCCCGCCTCGGGCGCCAAGACAAACCCCTGCATGGGCACCAGCAGCAATGCCACGGTCGGCACGCTGCGCAGCGCCACCGCCATGGTGCGGGCATCGGACTTCCACGCCCGCAACCTGACCTTCAAGAACAGCTACGTGGAAGGCACCTATGCCGACAACAACCAGTCCGCGGTAGCGCTTGCCGTGCGCGGCGACAAGGCCATCCTCGAAAACGTCTCGGTCATCGGCAACCAGGACACGCTGTTTGTCGGCGCCACGAGCACCACCACGGTGATCCGCGCCTACTTCAAGAACAGCTTCATCCAGGGCGATACGGATTTCATCTTTGGTGCCGGCACCGCCGTCTTCCATGGCTGCACGATCCAGTACACCGCGGCACGCCTGGGCGCCAAGGCCGCCAGCTACATCTTTGCGCCGAGCACGGCCCCGGGCAATCCGTACGGGTTCCTCGCCATCAACAGCACCTTCAACGCCACCGGCAATCCGCCGAACAACAGCCTGCACCTGGGGCGCGCGTGGGATCAGAGCGTGAGCGGCACCTCGGCCTACATCAACGGCAGCTCGCCCAATGGGCAGGTGGTGATCCGCGATTCGTCGCTGGGCGCGCTGATCCGGCTGGCCGATCCGTGGGGCCCATCGACGGCGGGGCGGCCCTACTGTTCGGCCAACTGCGCGTATTCGGCGAATCGGTTCTTTGAGTACAACAACACGGGGGCGGGTAGCGGCAACTGA
- a CDS encoding glycoside hydrolase family 5 protein, which produces MPLVAASMAALMLAGCGGGDGDTALSTAAATDTTTLKTAATTSISPLWLTVAKDSAAFTVSGTRTVRYGAGSAWVAKSMSGTGQCTAAFFGKDPAAGVAKVCQVAQGTGTLLWRGVSLAGAEFGEGSLPGTYGSNYIYPSADSATYYKNKGMNLVRLPFRWERLQPTLNQALDANELSRLTGFVNAVTAAGQTVLLDPHNYARYYGNVIGSSAVPNSAYADFWRRVATQFKGNARVIFGLMNEPNSMPTEQWLSGANAALAAIRSANASNVVFVPGNAWTGAHSWNQNWYGTPNGTVMKGINDPGRNLVFEVHQYLDGDSSGQSASCVSATIGAERLQDFTNWLRSNGYRGFLGEFGAASNDTCNQAVGNMLTFMKNNADVWTGWAWWAGGPWWGGYMYSIEPSNGVDKPQMSVLAPYLK; this is translated from the coding sequence ATGCCGCTGGTTGCCGCTTCGATGGCGGCCCTCATGCTCGCCGGTTGCGGCGGCGGCGACGGTGACACCGCCCTCAGCACGGCGGCCGCTACCGACACCACGACCCTGAAGACGGCCGCCACCACCTCGATCTCGCCGTTGTGGCTCACCGTCGCCAAGGACAGCGCGGCGTTCACGGTGAGCGGCACGCGCACGGTGCGCTATGGCGCCGGCAGCGCGTGGGTGGCGAAGAGCATGTCCGGCACAGGCCAGTGCACCGCCGCCTTCTTTGGCAAGGATCCGGCGGCCGGTGTCGCCAAGGTATGCCAGGTGGCGCAGGGCACGGGCACCCTGCTGTGGCGCGGCGTCAGCCTGGCCGGCGCCGAGTTCGGGGAGGGCAGCCTGCCGGGCACCTACGGGAGCAACTACATCTATCCGTCCGCCGACAGCGCGACCTACTACAAGAACAAGGGCATGAACCTCGTGCGCCTGCCGTTCCGCTGGGAGCGGCTGCAGCCCACGCTCAACCAGGCGCTCGACGCGAACGAGCTGTCGCGCCTGACCGGGTTCGTCAACGCCGTGACGGCGGCTGGCCAGACGGTGCTGCTCGATCCGCACAACTACGCGCGCTACTACGGCAACGTGATCGGCTCGAGCGCGGTGCCCAACAGCGCGTACGCCGATTTCTGGCGGCGCGTGGCCACCCAGTTCAAGGGCAATGCCCGCGTCATCTTCGGGCTGATGAACGAGCCCAATTCGATGCCGACCGAGCAGTGGCTGTCCGGCGCCAACGCCGCGCTGGCCGCGATCCGCTCGGCCAATGCGAGCAACGTGGTGTTCGTGCCCGGCAACGCCTGGACGGGCGCGCACAGCTGGAACCAGAACTGGTACGGCACGCCGAACGGCACCGTCATGAAGGGCATCAATGACCCGGGCCGCAACCTCGTCTTCGAGGTGCACCAGTACCTGGACGGCGATTCGTCCGGCCAGTCGGCCAGCTGCGTGAGCGCCACCATCGGCGCCGAGCGGCTGCAGGACTTCACCAACTGGCTGCGCAGCAACGGCTATCGCGGCTTCCTGGGCGAGTTCGGCGCGGCCTCCAATGACACTTGCAACCAGGCCGTCGGCAACATGCTCACCTTCATGAAGAACAATGCCGATGTCTGGACCGGCTGGGCGTGGTGGGCGGGCGGTCCGTGGTGGGGCGGCTACATGTACTCGATCGAGCCGTCGAACGGCGTGGACAAGCCGCAGATGTCGGTGCTGGCGCCGTACCTGAAGTAA
- the xopP gene encoding type III secretion system effector XopP — translation MRAGIEADIVLKGRIDERNIRAPAPSAAPPTPIDPDRAVSPPVGGHQAVRPAALADLAKAPAASVSTDTAGSFSRRAVLPAAPADPGDVLNKALKRIDVWKQLVVAEQDPRGRAWSPEEEVQYASPVMKAVWTGLDALSALKMQGRATDSDANQKEVMLLTVLTKASDVVLDVRDRMLRAEWAQLRAVQADTAETESGPAEEEDPGPDFEQLPRWLDDLRQVRDALDEVMKRFKSSESPAAVRAGLQPIMPAVTVQQSFCRTAMQTAHGIIISDRVGWLLMLAEWKGLPGVVARVGELRQALRHRREEVAAASSALEAEADDSWKRRRPGVQSADRPTLQALLKHHEVLQDYGRQLDQVGHDMCLDAATMIEMNDADGLWQCMMDIAHSIAGYQEGLEALCRAAGNVRPARVEPPPLRVAEPPPPAEPAQPSGSSQRKHGKPGKQPGAIAGAVPAPRPVSVDKRTDTQKTADGLLRRYPVDRKTLAQFDGDLIRIAQSLGRDTRTLQRELADPRRDAAITADYLRAVVQDWLGDVGKRGLLREAVAALSSQDVRVGQLTGRIKALERIERRLDTMEADLLKRDACPRAPHLKRLLNAKENPIRSVGQPARLPAERPNDRLGTLFEMRIALKPLSNGQQVAPWVVHIHTREPVTADMLGTMPSGDFAAVHLKTDWEKNLGPRWEAVMRALGYPEAKVHRGPIGMELLGQLFARVKLPASG, via the coding sequence GTGCGCGCGGGCATCGAGGCCGACATCGTGTTGAAAGGACGTATCGACGAACGCAATATCCGGGCACCGGCGCCGTCGGCTGCCCCACCAACTCCCATCGACCCCGACCGGGCCGTGAGCCCTCCGGTGGGCGGACACCAGGCGGTCCGGCCCGCGGCTTTGGCGGATCTGGCCAAGGCGCCGGCGGCGAGTGTCTCCACCGATACTGCGGGCAGCTTTTCACGACGCGCCGTGTTGCCCGCGGCGCCGGCCGACCCCGGCGACGTGCTGAACAAGGCGCTGAAACGCATCGACGTCTGGAAACAGTTGGTCGTTGCCGAACAGGACCCGCGGGGCAGGGCGTGGAGCCCGGAGGAAGAGGTGCAATACGCGAGCCCGGTCATGAAGGCGGTCTGGACAGGTCTGGATGCACTCTCGGCGCTGAAAATGCAAGGCAGGGCGACGGACAGCGATGCCAACCAAAAGGAAGTCATGCTGTTGACCGTGCTGACGAAGGCGTCCGACGTGGTGCTGGATGTGCGCGATCGCATGCTCAGGGCAGAGTGGGCTCAGCTGCGGGCAGTGCAAGCCGATACGGCGGAAACGGAATCCGGCCCGGCAGAGGAAGAGGATCCGGGGCCGGATTTCGAGCAGTTGCCGCGCTGGCTCGATGACCTCAGGCAGGTCCGCGATGCGCTGGACGAGGTCATGAAGCGCTTCAAGTCCTCCGAATCGCCAGCGGCGGTGCGAGCCGGGCTGCAGCCGATCATGCCGGCTGTCACCGTCCAGCAATCGTTTTGCCGGACCGCCATGCAGACGGCCCACGGCATCATCATTTCGGACCGCGTCGGCTGGCTGTTGATGCTGGCCGAGTGGAAGGGATTGCCGGGCGTAGTCGCGCGGGTTGGTGAGCTGCGGCAAGCCCTCCGCCATCGGCGCGAGGAGGTGGCAGCGGCAAGTTCCGCGCTGGAGGCGGAAGCGGACGACAGCTGGAAGCGGAGGCGGCCGGGTGTCCAGTCCGCAGATCGCCCGACCCTCCAGGCGCTGCTCAAGCATCACGAGGTGTTGCAGGACTACGGGCGTCAGCTCGACCAGGTCGGCCATGACATGTGCCTGGACGCTGCCACCATGATCGAAATGAACGATGCCGACGGCCTGTGGCAGTGCATGATGGACATTGCCCACTCGATCGCCGGTTACCAGGAAGGCTTGGAGGCGCTGTGTCGGGCAGCCGGCAACGTGCGGCCCGCGCGCGTCGAGCCGCCGCCGCTGCGGGTGGCCGAACCGCCGCCGCCTGCCGAACCGGCTCAACCGTCCGGCAGTTCGCAGCGCAAGCACGGCAAGCCGGGCAAACAGCCCGGTGCCATCGCTGGGGCCGTGCCGGCACCGCGGCCGGTCTCCGTGGATAAGCGCACCGACACGCAGAAGACGGCCGACGGGCTCTTGAGGCGGTATCCGGTCGACCGGAAGACCCTGGCGCAGTTCGACGGCGACCTCATCCGGATTGCCCAGTCGCTCGGCAGGGATACCCGCACGCTGCAGCGCGAATTGGCGGACCCCAGGCGCGACGCTGCGATCACCGCCGATTATCTGCGCGCCGTGGTACAGGACTGGCTCGGCGACGTCGGGAAGCGCGGCCTCTTGCGCGAGGCCGTGGCGGCGCTGTCCTCGCAGGATGTCCGTGTCGGGCAGTTGACCGGCCGGATCAAGGCGCTGGAGCGGATCGAGCGTCGGCTGGATACCATGGAGGCCGATCTGCTCAAGCGCGACGCGTGTCCGAGAGCACCTCACCTCAAGCGGTTATTGAACGCAAAGGAGAACCCGATCCGGTCCGTCGGCCAGCCGGCCCGGCTTCCGGCCGAGAGGCCGAATGACCGCCTGGGCACCTTGTTCGAGATGCGCATTGCGCTCAAGCCGCTTTCCAATGGCCAGCAGGTGGCGCCGTGGGTCGTGCACATCCATACGCGCGAACCCGTGACGGCTGACATGCTCGGCACGATGCCGTCCGGCGACTTCGCCGCGGTCCACCTGAAGACCGACTGGGAAAAGAACCTGGGCCCGCGCTGGGAGGCGGTGATGCGTGCGCTGGGTTACCCGGAGGCGAAGGTACACCGCGGCCCCATCGGCATGGAGCTGCTCGGCCAGCTGTTTGCGCGCGTCAAGCTGCCGGCTTCCGGGTAA
- a CDS encoding GNAT family N-acetyltransferase, whose protein sequence is MQITEDVQLRQASRADCNEVAALLRRCGLPADDIHDIIDAFQIALEKGRVIGCAAMEQGGKSIVVRSVAVDPVCRDRGIASRLIETLLLRAHGAGAREAYLLSTSAPSYFARWGFSLFPADKAPAEVRASATFRNAERSSALCMRCDLK, encoded by the coding sequence ATGCAGATCACCGAAGACGTTCAATTGCGTCAGGCGTCCCGCGCCGATTGCAACGAAGTTGCCGCGCTCCTGCGGCGTTGCGGACTCCCGGCGGACGATATCCACGACATCATCGATGCGTTTCAGATCGCGCTGGAAAAAGGGCGTGTCATCGGGTGCGCCGCCATGGAGCAGGGTGGGAAATCCATCGTCGTCCGCTCGGTGGCCGTCGATCCGGTGTGTCGCGACCGGGGCATCGCCAGCCGGTTGATTGAGACGCTGCTGCTGCGGGCGCATGGCGCGGGAGCGCGTGAGGCGTATCTCCTGTCGACGAGCGCGCCGTCCTACTTTGCCCGCTGGGGCTTCTCGCTGTTTCCCGCCGACAAGGCACCGGCCGAAGTGCGCGCATCGGCGACGTTCCGCAATGCGGAGCGCTCGTCGGCGCTGTGCATGCGGTGCGATCTGAAGTAA